Proteins encoded within one genomic window of Elusimicrobiota bacterium:
- the alaS gene encoding alanine--tRNA ligase, translating into MQSSEIRRAYLDFFAARQHAVRPSAPLVPLGDPTLMFNSAGMVPFKPYFLGVKKDLSRAASCQKCFRTTDIDRVGTTLRHLTFFEMLGNFSFGDYFKEESIAWAWEFLTDKMALDPKRLHPSVFKDDEEAVKLWKKLGVPNAPVRLGEDSNFWNMGPTGPCGPCSEIYFDRGPQYSCGKTSCAAGCDCDRYLEIWNLVFTQFDRQEDGALKALPRRNIDTGMGLERLAFVAQGRPSPFDTDLFAPIVQVAGRILGAERHKSPENELAYRVIADHSRAAIMLLAEGVIPSNVERGYVLRRLIRRALRYGQLLGHGQAFLHRLVPAALEIFEGVYSELPAAAAQVEETLKSEEEKFLETLRSGEEELEGLLERAGKLLSGEEAFKLYDTFGFPLELTREISSKRGISVDEDGFKRAQEKAVAVARASWKGSGEVGVVFENFIVENLFSAPLQTEFTGYESLQEIAQVVGCAPCQPSGCHVLVLDKTPFYPEGGGQVGDEGGIFSPDGGQLLAEVLDTKKQGSGILHIIRPAGAKPPAAGEKVLATVDAARRSRVRPHHTATHLLNEALRRVLGSHVRQAGSYVGPDKLRFDFTFPKALDPETLQRLESMVVEEIRKGEIVATKMESVDKVHEYGAVTLLGEDYGERPRFVLIGSKGWETPKERFSLELCGGTHVGNTAEIGAFKIVRESSAAAGVRRIEALAGIAVEDYERAKAREEEESVSQLLKRERELLEEISALGGKADELAPDERAEPALRSREKELKELVARLKAKKLSAAALSGHQITQVKDTRLLSQRFDGADPKSLRSLSDKLKGEIGSGLVFIAAPGNGKLSFVLAATADLPPKGYDAAKIAKAFAAARGGSAGGRADFAQGGMADLDWEKTVSALAALILESLRSR; encoded by the coding sequence ATGCAAAGCTCCGAGATCCGCAGGGCCTACCTCGATTTTTTCGCGGCGCGACAGCATGCGGTGCGCCCATCGGCCCCCCTGGTGCCCCTGGGCGACCCGACCTTGATGTTCAATTCCGCGGGCATGGTGCCCTTCAAGCCCTATTTCCTCGGGGTCAAAAAGGACCTCTCCCGCGCGGCCAGCTGCCAGAAATGCTTCCGGACCACGGACATAGACAGGGTGGGAACCACTTTGCGCCACCTCACCTTCTTCGAGATGCTCGGCAATTTCTCTTTCGGCGACTATTTCAAGGAAGAGTCCATCGCATGGGCCTGGGAATTCCTCACGGACAAGATGGCCCTCGACCCCAAGCGCCTCCATCCATCGGTTTTCAAGGATGACGAGGAAGCGGTCAAGCTCTGGAAGAAGCTGGGGGTCCCCAACGCCCCGGTCCGGCTCGGGGAGGACAGCAATTTCTGGAACATGGGCCCCACCGGCCCCTGCGGCCCCTGCTCGGAGATATATTTCGACCGCGGCCCGCAGTACTCCTGCGGCAAAACCTCCTGCGCTGCGGGCTGCGACTGCGACCGCTATCTCGAGATATGGAACCTGGTGTTCACGCAGTTCGACCGCCAGGAAGACGGCGCGCTCAAGGCCCTGCCCCGCAGGAACATAGACACCGGGATGGGCCTGGAGCGCCTGGCCTTCGTGGCGCAGGGCCGGCCGTCCCCTTTCGACACCGACCTTTTCGCCCCCATCGTGCAGGTGGCCGGCCGCATCCTCGGAGCCGAGCGCCACAAGTCCCCCGAGAACGAGCTCGCCTACCGGGTGATCGCCGACCACTCCCGCGCCGCCATAATGCTCCTTGCCGAGGGCGTGATCCCCTCCAACGTGGAGCGCGGCTACGTGCTCCGGCGCCTCATCCGCCGGGCGCTGCGCTACGGCCAGCTCCTGGGCCACGGCCAGGCCTTCCTCCACCGCCTGGTTCCCGCGGCCCTCGAGATATTCGAGGGCGTGTATTCCGAGCTGCCGGCCGCGGCTGCCCAGGTGGAGGAGACGCTCAAGAGCGAGGAGGAGAAATTCCTCGAGACCTTGAGGAGCGGCGAGGAGGAGCTTGAGGGCCTGCTTGAAAGGGCCGGAAAGCTCCTGTCCGGCGAGGAGGCCTTCAAGCTCTACGACACTTTCGGCTTCCCCCTGGAGCTCACCCGGGAGATCTCCTCCAAACGCGGCATCTCGGTAGATGAGGACGGCTTCAAGCGCGCCCAAGAAAAAGCCGTCGCGGTGGCGCGAGCCTCCTGGAAGGGCTCTGGAGAAGTTGGCGTTGTCTTTGAAAATTTTATTGTTGAGAACTTATTCTCCGCCCCTCTTCAAACTGAATTCACGGGCTACGAGTCCTTGCAGGAAATCGCCCAAGTCGTCGGCTGCGCCCCCTGCCAACCCTCGGGCTGCCATGTCCTGGTCTTGGACAAGACTCCCTTCTACCCGGAGGGCGGCGGACAGGTCGGCGACGAGGGGGGCATTTTCAGCCCTGATGGGGGCCAACTCCTGGCCGAGGTCCTGGATACGAAAAAGCAGGGCTCGGGCATCCTTCACATCATTCGCCCGGCCGGCGCCAAGCCTCCCGCGGCCGGAGAGAAGGTCCTGGCCACAGTGGACGCCGCGAGGCGTTCGCGGGTCCGGCCCCACCACACGGCCACGCATCTCTTGAACGAGGCCCTGCGCCGCGTCCTGGGCTCCCACGTGAGGCAGGCCGGCTCCTACGTAGGCCCCGACAAGCTCCGATTCGATTTCACTTTCCCCAAGGCCCTGGACCCCGAGACCCTGCAACGCCTCGAGTCCATGGTCGTAGAGGAGATCCGCAAGGGCGAGATCGTCGCGACCAAGATGGAGTCCGTGGACAAGGTCCATGAGTACGGGGCGGTGACCCTCCTTGGAGAAGATTACGGTGAGCGACCGCGCTTTGTCCTCATCGGGTCCAAGGGCTGGGAAACCCCCAAGGAACGCTTCAGCCTCGAGCTTTGCGGCGGCACCCATGTTGGCAACACCGCGGAGATCGGGGCCTTCAAGATCGTGCGCGAGTCCTCGGCCGCGGCGGGCGTGCGGCGCATCGAGGCCCTGGCCGGGATAGCCGTGGAAGATTATGAGCGAGCCAAGGCCCGCGAGGAAGAAGAGAGCGTGTCCCAACTTCTCAAGCGCGAGCGCGAGCTTTTGGAGGAGATATCGGCGCTCGGCGGCAAGGCCGACGAACTTGCCCCCGACGAGCGCGCGGAACCCGCCCTGCGCAGCCGCGAGAAAGAGCTCAAGGAGCTCGTCGCGCGGCTCAAGGCCAAGAAGCTCTCGGCCGCGGCCCTTTCCGGGCATCAAATCACGCAAGTCAAGGACACGAGGCTTCTCTCCCAGCGCTTCGACGGGGCGGACCCCAAGTCTTTGCGCTCGCTTTCCGACAAACTCAAGGGAGAGATCGGCTCTGGACTCGTGTTCATCGCAGCGCCCGGCAACGGCAAGCTCTCCTTCGTTCTCGCCGCCACCGCGGATCTCCCCCCCAAGGGCTACGATGCCGCGAAAATCGCCAAGGCCTTCGCCGCCGCGCGCGGGGGCTCGGCCGGAGGCCGGGCGGACTTTGCCCAGGGCGGCATGGCCGACCTCGATTGGGAGAAAACGGTCTCGGCTCTCGCCGCACTCATCCTGGAGAGCCTTCGCAGCCGCTAG
- a CDS encoding ABC transporter ATP-binding protein, with product MIEISGLVKRFETLAAVKGLSLKVEPGEIFGFLGPNGAGKTTTVKLITGLLKPTEGRILVGGFDVAAQTLEAKKIMGLVPDEPFVYPKLTGAEYLRFIGELYGVGLETQRKRVPELLEMFELSGWGGELVESYSHGMRQKLVLAGILLHEPKVLVLDEPLVGLDPKSARMAKEIFQTLARRGTAIFMCTHILEIAEKLCSRIGIMIAGELIALGTLDELKARARSPGSGLEDLFLSLTGGHEYATLLKNL from the coding sequence TTGATCGAGATCTCGGGCCTGGTCAAGCGCTTCGAGACTCTCGCCGCCGTCAAGGGGCTCTCCCTCAAAGTCGAGCCGGGTGAAATCTTCGGCTTCCTCGGGCCCAATGGCGCCGGAAAGACCACCACCGTCAAGCTCATCACCGGGCTCTTGAAGCCTACCGAGGGCAGGATTCTCGTTGGGGGCTTCGACGTGGCGGCCCAAACCCTCGAGGCCAAGAAAATCATGGGGCTGGTCCCAGACGAGCCTTTCGTCTACCCCAAGCTCACGGGGGCGGAGTACCTGCGCTTCATAGGAGAACTCTACGGAGTGGGTCTAGAGACGCAGAGAAAACGCGTTCCGGAGCTCTTGGAGATGTTCGAGCTCTCTGGCTGGGGCGGGGAGCTCGTGGAGTCCTACTCCCATGGGATGCGCCAGAAGTTGGTCCTGGCCGGAATCCTCCTCCACGAACCCAAGGTCCTGGTCCTCGACGAGCCCTTGGTGGGGCTCGACCCCAAGAGCGCTCGCATGGCCAAGGAGATCTTCCAAACCTTGGCGCGGCGGGGAACCGCCATATTCATGTGCACCCATATCCTGGAGATCGCCGAGAAGCTGTGCAGCCGGATCGGCATCATGATCGCCGGGGAGTTGATCGCCTTGGGCACCTTGGATGAGCTCAAGGCCCGCGCCAGGAGTCCGGGCTCGGGCCTGGAGGACCTATTCCTGAGCCTCACGGGCGGCCACGAGTACGCGACGCTGCTCAAGAATTTGTAA
- a CDS encoding SurA N-terminal domain-containing protein gives MISILRRYQKPLFLAVIAIFLIGTFVGLGGYFFTSRDMSGTVATVGSTKIPYSLFAAKVNQYLDAIRGQGAELKEDQIKEIKQLILRDMIVDEILLSKAEEMGLQATDEEVSYEIQHTKAFQHEGTFNQDLYFQALRRVLHETPRAYEDSRRKAIKVAKLKQILYLTAKLPPEELRGAYAQANKGSLKDFEKEKESFAAKLQQQRALELINYYLRQISAQVEIRSYLEQRDSGV, from the coding sequence ATGATTTCCATCCTGCGCCGCTATCAGAAGCCTTTATTTCTCGCCGTCATCGCCATTTTCCTCATCGGGACCTTCGTGGGCTTGGGGGGGTATTTCTTCACGAGCAGGGATATGAGCGGGACCGTGGCCACCGTGGGCTCCACCAAGATCCCCTATTCCCTCTTCGCGGCCAAGGTGAACCAATACTTGGACGCGATCCGCGGCCAAGGGGCCGAGCTCAAGGAGGACCAGATCAAGGAGATCAAGCAGCTCATCCTTCGCGACATGATTGTGGACGAGATACTGCTCTCCAAGGCCGAGGAGATGGGCCTTCAGGCGACCGATGAGGAGGTCTCCTACGAGATCCAGCACACCAAGGCTTTCCAGCACGAGGGGACCTTCAACCAGGACCTTTATTTCCAAGCCCTGCGCCGTGTTCTTCATGAGACGCCTCGGGCCTACGAGGACTCCCGCAGGAAAGCCATCAAGGTGGCCAAGCTTAAGCAGATTCTTTATCTCACGGCGAAGCTTCCTCCCGAGGAGCTGCGCGGGGCTTACGCCCAGGCCAATAAGGGCTCCCTCAAGGATTTCGAGAAGGAAAAGGAGTCCTTCGCCGCCAAGCTCCAGCAGCAAAGGGCTTTGGAGCTGATCAATTATTATCTGCGCCAAATCAGCGCCCAGGTCGAGATCCGCAGCTATCTCGAGCAGCGCGACAGCGGGGTTTAA
- a CDS encoding M23 family metallopeptidase, with protein MDRLKKLSEVFSRNVTILIVPQSEWKSLRWQGSLGFLLFFASIWSAFTLWAGFVSGRHVDYWITKADNLVMKTKLSQLAQEMERSREVLEAARTTDDQLRMLLSLSRRRSIVEPEAEAVGGPTAADRMGLRRMLEGPSARLDQPAWRRRIAVLREESYKRLASFQEISWYISNQRSLFQATPSLWPTEGHVTSLFGYRFDPMKSYGDGESGEYHQGIDIANSSDTLIYATADGTVRFSGWSHGYGQMIVLDHGYGLSTLYGHTSKSLVKMGQRISRGQVIAYMGMTGRSTGAHLHYEVWRQGKPVNPMLYLKVREGP; from the coding sequence ATGGATCGCCTCAAAAAGCTCTCCGAAGTCTTTAGCCGCAACGTCACCATCCTGATAGTCCCTCAATCCGAATGGAAGTCCCTGCGTTGGCAGGGGAGTTTGGGTTTTCTTCTTTTCTTCGCCTCGATCTGGTCGGCTTTCACCCTTTGGGCGGGCTTTGTCTCGGGGCGCCACGTGGACTATTGGATCACCAAGGCCGACAACCTGGTGATGAAGACCAAGCTGTCCCAACTGGCCCAGGAGATGGAGCGCTCGCGCGAGGTCCTCGAGGCCGCCAGGACCACCGACGACCAGCTGCGCATGCTCTTGAGCCTGTCGCGCCGGCGCAGCATCGTCGAGCCGGAAGCCGAGGCCGTGGGCGGCCCGACCGCGGCCGACAGGATGGGCCTGCGGCGAATGCTCGAGGGTCCCTCGGCTCGCCTCGACCAGCCGGCCTGGCGCCGCCGGATCGCGGTTTTGCGCGAGGAGTCCTACAAGCGCCTGGCCAGCTTCCAAGAGATATCCTGGTACATCAGCAACCAAAGGAGCTTGTTCCAGGCCACCCCCAGCTTGTGGCCGACCGAGGGTCATGTCACCTCCCTATTCGGGTACCGCTTCGATCCCATGAAAAGCTACGGCGATGGGGAAAGCGGGGAGTACCACCAAGGCATAGACATCGCCAATAGTTCCGACACCTTGATTTATGCCACGGCCGATGGCACCGTGCGCTTTTCCGGCTGGTCGCACGGCTACGGCCAGATGATCGTTCTCGACCACGGCTACGGCCTCTCCACTTTGTACGGGCACACCTCCAAGTCTCTCGTTAAGATGGGCCAAAGAATTTCGAGGGGCCAGGTGATCGCCTACATGGGCATGACGGGCCGCTCCACCGGCGCGCATCTGCACTATGAGGTCTGGCGCCAGGGCAAGCCCGTCAATCCCATGCTCTATCTCAAGGTGAGGGAAGGTCCATGA
- a CDS encoding RNA polymerase sigma factor has translation MTTAAGFEDFIREHQDMVYTTALRLLGRRQEAEDMAQEAFLKAYHSYEDLKQSPNVGGWLRLVTRNLCLNHLERHRNRFRLFSEMESEDGAVFEESIAEPGGSSIAQGLNAKLEEALIKLPQSQRLPLVLFHYEGMSYEEIARKMGVSLGKIKSDIFRGRAALRRILGEELA, from the coding sequence ATGACGACCGCCGCCGGCTTTGAGGACTTCATCCGGGAGCATCAAGACATGGTTTATACGACGGCGTTGAGGCTTTTGGGGCGCCGACAGGAAGCCGAGGATATGGCGCAGGAGGCGTTCCTAAAGGCCTACCATAGCTACGAAGATCTCAAACAGAGCCCGAATGTGGGCGGTTGGCTTCGCCTAGTCACGAGGAATCTTTGCCTCAACCATCTCGAGCGCCATCGAAACCGCTTCCGGCTGTTCAGTGAGATGGAGTCTGAAGATGGGGCTGTTTTCGAGGAGTCTATCGCAGAACCTGGGGGGAGCTCCATCGCCCAGGGGCTCAATGCCAAACTTGAGGAGGCCTTGATTAAGCTGCCGCAGTCCCAACGCCTGCCTTTAGTCCTTTTTCATTATGAGGGAATGAGCTATGAAGAGATTGCCCGGAAGATGGGTGTCTCGCTTGGGAAGATCAAGAGCGACATTTTCCGCGGGCGCGCGGCTTTGCGCCGGATATTGGGGGAGGAGTTGGCATGA
- a CDS encoding polymer-forming cytoskeletal protein, with translation MTMPFFDKKAEKSDGREGITLIGEEATFHGVLSAKGSLRVDGYVEGDISDAVSVEVGKKGRIKGNIATEVLSISGQVEGDVAASRSVELLAAGRLTGNVKTARLRIEEGAFFNGSCKMAPHEERRGRHGADAEKLAPVEASSR, from the coding sequence ATGACCATGCCATTCTTTGATAAAAAGGCTGAAAAATCCGACGGCCGCGAGGGAATCACCTTGATAGGCGAGGAGGCCACCTTCCACGGCGTGCTCTCGGCCAAGGGGTCGCTGCGCGTGGACGGCTACGTGGAGGGGGATATCTCGGACGCCGTATCCGTCGAGGTCGGTAAAAAGGGCCGGATCAAGGGAAACATCGCGACCGAGGTCCTTTCCATTTCTGGTCAAGTGGAGGGCGACGTCGCGGCCAGCCGATCCGTCGAGCTCCTGGCCGCCGGGCGCCTGACCGGCAACGTCAAGACGGCCCGCCTGCGCATCGAGGAGGGGGCTTTCTTCAACGGCTCCTGCAAGATGGCTCCTCACGAGGAACGCCGCGGCCGCCACGGCGCGGATGCGGAGAAGCTGGCTCCCGTCGAAGCTTCATCGAGGTAA
- a CDS encoding ABC transporter substrate-binding protein, with protein MRTILLSLVLSIGAPLTAQEAGPARADAFVHLTSRYWHSLDPANAYDGVSFILTGNIYEPLVTFKSLGELDSFAPFLASVVPSRENGLLSEDLKTYSFPIREGVRFHDGSAMSPEDVRYSLLRFMLMDMEGGAAALLLRPMLGLYGVRDAKGLVPPELARRAFQAVEIQEGRVVIHLNEPDSTFLKVLASMPLVVSKKWAVERGDWDGTVEGLKNWPAGRKSFLEENANGTGPFKVDKFERDIHALVLARHDGYWRAPAALKTVIFKVVPNGGLRLFMLESGDADGGYLENTYRGYAKSIKGLKLYETWPYYHTGDIFFFNFKAEPKDNEFLGSGALDGKGLPPDFFGSREVRQGLAYAFDYEKYLKYGLGLQGRRMAGPFPPDMLAGVPESSYRYDPEKAKALLEKACGGEVWRNGFVLPVGYSADNAPRQAAAEALKAGLEKLNPKFKVHLHPMRNKEFYQGVENRKLPLYIASFYPDYPDPQSLAFGLLHSRGYFPKYQGWASAEADALVEKASRLSDPIGRMAIYRKLSELAAESAAQIYTFSPPLFRVCREDVAGCDGKDNVNNLNFNSFPYFYSYSRTTSR; from the coding sequence ATGAGAACGATTCTCTTGAGCCTGGTCCTGTCTATCGGGGCTCCCCTGACGGCGCAGGAGGCCGGGCCCGCCCGTGCCGACGCCTTCGTGCACCTGACCTCGCGCTACTGGCATAGCCTGGACCCGGCCAACGCCTATGACGGGGTGAGCTTCATCCTCACGGGCAACATCTACGAGCCCCTGGTGACCTTCAAGAGCCTGGGCGAACTCGACTCCTTCGCCCCATTCCTGGCCTCGGTGGTGCCGAGCCGCGAGAACGGCCTTCTTTCCGAGGATCTCAAAACCTACTCCTTTCCTATCCGTGAGGGCGTGCGCTTCCACGACGGCTCGGCCATGTCTCCGGAGGACGTGCGCTACTCCCTCCTCCGCTTCATGCTCATGGATATGGAGGGGGGAGCCGCGGCTCTTCTATTGCGGCCCATGCTGGGCCTCTACGGCGTTCGCGACGCCAAGGGTCTGGTCCCGCCGGAGCTTGCGCGTCGCGCGTTTCAAGCCGTGGAAATCCAAGAAGGCCGTGTTGTGATCCATTTAAACGAGCCCGACAGCACCTTCCTCAAGGTCCTGGCGTCGATGCCCTTGGTCGTCTCCAAGAAATGGGCCGTGGAGCGCGGGGACTGGGACGGGACCGTCGAGGGTTTGAAAAATTGGCCGGCAGGCCGGAAGTCCTTCCTTGAGGAAAACGCCAACGGCACCGGTCCCTTCAAGGTGGACAAATTCGAGCGCGACATCCACGCCTTGGTCCTGGCCCGGCACGACGGCTATTGGCGGGCCCCGGCGGCCTTGAAGACCGTGATCTTCAAGGTCGTCCCTAATGGAGGACTTCGCCTCTTCATGTTGGAGAGCGGCGACGCCGACGGCGGCTACCTCGAGAATACCTACCGCGGCTACGCCAAGTCCATCAAGGGACTCAAGCTCTACGAGACCTGGCCGTACTACCACACGGGCGACATCTTCTTCTTCAATTTCAAGGCCGAGCCCAAGGACAACGAGTTTCTGGGAAGCGGCGCCTTGGACGGCAAGGGCCTTCCTCCCGATTTCTTCGGCAGCCGCGAGGTTCGTCAGGGACTGGCCTACGCCTTCGACTACGAGAAGTACCTGAAATACGGTCTCGGCCTGCAGGGGCGGCGCATGGCCGGGCCCTTCCCGCCCGACATGCTCGCAGGAGTACCCGAGTCCTCGTACCGTTACGATCCCGAGAAGGCCAAGGCCTTGCTGGAAAAAGCCTGCGGCGGAGAGGTGTGGAGGAACGGCTTCGTGCTTCCCGTGGGCTACTCCGCCGACAACGCGCCGCGCCAAGCCGCGGCGGAGGCCTTGAAGGCGGGCCTCGAGAAGCTCAATCCCAAGTTCAAGGTGCATCTCCATCCCATGCGCAACAAGGAGTTCTACCAGGGAGTGGAGAATCGCAAGCTGCCCCTCTACATCGCAAGCTTCTATCCCGACTATCCCGATCCCCAATCTTTGGCCTTCGGCCTCCTGCACAGCCGTGGCTATTTCCCGAAGTACCAAGGTTGGGCGAGTGCGGAGGCGGACGCCTTGGTGGAGAAGGCCAGCCGCCTTTCCGATCCGATCGGAAGGATGGCGATTTACCGCAAGCTCTCCGAGCTGGCGGCGGAAAGTGCCGCTCAAATCTACACGTTCTCGCCGCCTCTTTTCAGGGTCTGCCGCGAGGACGTGGCGGGCTGCGACGGCAAGGACAACGTCAACAATTTGAACTTCAACAGCTTTCCGTACTTCTACTCCTACTCCAGAACTACTTCTCGATAG
- a CDS encoding DUF167 domain-containing protein gives MPRWIRVKAHPGSREDSIEAKGQDSYEVRVRAKAQAGKANEAVLSRLSRHLGLERKRLRLVKGGSSPNKIVAVLGS, from the coding sequence ATGCCGCGCTGGATCCGCGTCAAGGCTCATCCGGGGTCGCGCGAGGACTCCATCGAGGCGAAAGGCCAGGATTCTTACGAGGTTCGGGTGCGGGCCAAGGCCCAGGCGGGGAAAGCCAACGAGGCGGTCCTAAGCCGTCTCTCCCGGCATTTGGGCCTTGAGCGCAAGCGCCTGCGCCTCGTCAAAGGAGGAAGTTCTCCTAATAAAATCGTCGCCGTTCTGGGGAGTTAG
- a CDS encoding sugar kinase: protein MSILVVGSVALDSVKTLAGESREALGGSAVYFSLSARQFAPVSVVGVVGRDFPVEHRQLLSRRGIDLEGLKEMPGETFRWVGRFGKDLSKAKTLETHLNVFKDFRPALSPSQKRSRVVFLANIDPELQTEVLAQMESPAITACDTMDYWIASKPAALKELLSRVNIFFANEGEAKKLTRQSNILRAANVISEWGPSVVVIKKGEHGALLKFGSEFFVFPAYPLDTVKDPTGAGDTFAGGFMGYLAATGEFDDVEHLKRAMIYGTVLASFTVQDFSTAALESLQKGALESRFNEFLDRLSVSRNGAVLA from the coding sequence ATGTCCATTTTGGTGGTGGGATCGGTCGCGCTCGACTCGGTGAAAACCTTGGCGGGGGAAAGCCGGGAGGCCCTGGGCGGCTCCGCCGTCTATTTTTCCCTTTCCGCCCGGCAATTCGCCCCGGTCTCGGTCGTGGGCGTGGTGGGTCGCGATTTCCCCGTGGAGCACCGCCAGCTCCTATCCCGGCGAGGTATCGACCTCGAGGGCTTGAAGGAGATGCCTGGGGAGACTTTCCGCTGGGTGGGAAGGTTCGGCAAGGACCTCTCCAAGGCCAAGACTTTGGAAACCCATCTCAACGTCTTCAAGGATTTCCGGCCGGCTTTGAGCCCCTCCCAGAAGCGCTCGCGCGTGGTGTTCCTGGCCAACATCGACCCCGAGCTCCAGACGGAGGTCCTGGCCCAGATGGAGTCCCCGGCCATCACGGCCTGCGACACCATGGACTACTGGATCGCCTCCAAGCCCGCGGCGTTAAAGGAGCTCTTGAGCCGCGTGAACATCTTCTTCGCCAACGAGGGCGAGGCCAAGAAACTCACCCGCCAGAGCAACATCCTGCGTGCGGCCAACGTTATTTCAGAGTGGGGCCCGTCCGTGGTCGTGATCAAGAAGGGCGAGCACGGGGCGCTTCTGAAATTCGGGTCGGAGTTCTTCGTTTTCCCGGCCTATCCTCTCGACACCGTCAAGGACCCGACCGGAGCCGGAGACACCTTCGCCGGAGGCTTCATGGGGTATCTCGCGGCCACCGGCGAGTTCGACGACGTCGAGCACTTGAAGCGCGCCATGATTTACGGCACGGTGCTCGCCTCCTTCACGGTCCAGGACTTCAGCACCGCGGCCCTCGAGTCCCTCCAAAAGGGAGCTCTCGAATCCCGCTTCAACGAGTTCCTGGATCGCCTGAGCGTGTCCCGCAACGGGGCTGTCCTGGCTTGA
- a CDS encoding divergent polysaccharide deacetylase family protein, with amino-acid sequence MVGLLLSVLFALPLSAQTAKPRLAIVIDDFGLTYKKNVPDEDWMRISWPVTFAVMPESPRTKEAARQAKGAGHELVIHFPFDPFLSLELPKDKVSAEDVEKVRKLLDKAYKQIPSPAGLNNHRSYKATKNRPLMAEFMRLLKPRGGYFLDSKVSEKSAAFAEAQAAGIPAVLNWIFLDTAQVHTKEFCVKNLRQAAARARKRGEAVAIGHHYFHGTYECLTEEVPKLQKEGFEFVFASALAR; translated from the coding sequence GTGGTTGGCCTATTGCTGAGCGTCCTCTTCGCGCTTCCCTTATCGGCGCAGACGGCCAAGCCGCGGCTGGCCATAGTCATAGACGACTTCGGCTTGACCTACAAGAAGAACGTGCCGGACGAGGATTGGATGAGGATTTCCTGGCCGGTCACCTTCGCGGTGATGCCCGAGTCTCCCCGGACCAAGGAGGCGGCCCGGCAGGCCAAGGGAGCGGGCCATGAGCTCGTCATTCATTTTCCCTTCGACCCGTTCCTGAGCCTGGAACTTCCCAAGGATAAGGTGTCAGCCGAGGACGTGGAGAAGGTCCGCAAGCTCTTGGACAAGGCCTACAAGCAGATCCCGAGCCCCGCCGGCCTCAACAACCATAGATCCTACAAAGCCACCAAGAACCGCCCGCTCATGGCGGAATTCATGCGCCTGTTGAAGCCGCGCGGGGGTTATTTCTTGGACAGCAAGGTCTCGGAGAAATCCGCGGCTTTCGCGGAGGCGCAAGCCGCGGGCATCCCGGCCGTTCTCAATTGGATCTTCCTAGACACCGCCCAGGTCCACACCAAGGAGTTCTGCGTCAAAAATCTGCGCCAGGCCGCCGCCCGCGCGCGCAAGCGGGGAGAGGCCGTCGCCATCGGCCATCATTATTTCCACGGCACCTACGAATGCCTGACCGAAGAAGTGCCTAAGCTCCAGAAGGAAGGCTTCGAGTTCGTTTTCGCCTCGGCCTTGGCCCGCTAA